TCCGCTCTAAGTTTCTTCCGGCTGCGCCAGAAACCGGTAACCCACCCCACGCACTGTAAGCAAATGCCGGGGATGCACCGGATCATCTTCCATGTACCGGCGCAGCCGGACCACAAAATTATCGATGGCGCGGGTATCGGTGTCTTCGTGCAGCCCCCACACCTCTTCCAGAATTTGCTTGCGGGACACAATTTTTCCGTCGTTGCGCACGAGGTGTCGCAGCAGTTCCGACTCCATCACCGTCAGGTGAATCGTGCTCTCGCCAGACCGCAGCTCGAGCGCGCCGAAGTCGATGGTCTTGTCGCTAAACGAAAATGTTCCGAAATCTTCAACGCCCGCGGCGTCTGCTCGCTCTGCCGCCCCGGAGGATGCTGCTTGCCCCGCCCGCGTCCACTGGCTGCGCCGCAGCAGGCCCTGCAGCCGCGCCAACAGAATCGAGAGATCGAACGGCTTCGGCAGATAATCGTCCGCTCCGCAGGCGAAGCCCTTCAGCACATCTTCAGGGCGTCCCCGCGCCGTCAACATCAGCACGGGCACATAGTTGTGCGCGGCGCGCAACTCGGAGACGACGCTGAATCCGTCTTTGCCGGGCAGCATGATGTCGAGCACCACGACATCGAAGTCTTCTTTTTTCTCCAGCAGACGGTCCGTGGCTGTTTCGCCATCGCCCACTACTTCCGCGGCGTAACCCTCGGCTTCGAGATTGAAGCGCAAACCCTGCGCCAGATGGTCTTCATCTTCCACCACCAGCACCCGGCTCATGCTGTCCGCCTCATTCTTCCTCTTTATTCTGCCCACCTGGGCAGTTCCAGAACAATCGTAGTGCCAAGCCCTTCGCCGTCGCTCTCGGCGAACACTTTGCCGCCGTGTTTTTCCGCAATCGCCCGCACAATAAACAGCCCCAGTCCAGTTCCTTTCACATGCGCCAGCGAACGGTGGGGGACGCGATAGAAGCGTTTAAAGATTCGCTTCATGTCATCCGGAGGAATTCCGACCCCTTGATCCTTCACCCGCAACACGATGCGTTTTTCATCCGGCGTTTCTACGCGCAGCCGCACATCAACACTCTCTCCGGAATATTTCACGGCGTTGTCGAGGACATTGGAGACAGCGGTGCGCAAATCTTCCGCGCTTCCCTGTACCCGTAGTCCATTCCCATTGACCGCTGTTTCCTCGTAGCGGATCGCCTCCGGGTGCAGATGATGCCGCGCGCGAGTAGCATCCATGCAGTCGCGGACCAGTTGACCGAAATCGACCTCCGCTTTTTCCCGGCCCGCTTTTTTGTCGCCGGCCCGTCCCGCGCGCAGCACCTGCTCCACCGTTTCAGTCAGCCGATCGGTATCGCTGAGCATGAGGCGGTAAAAGTCCTGCTTCTGTTGTTCGGGCAGTTCGCGGCGCTGCAGTGTTTCGAGATGTAGCCGAATGGAAGCCACCGGCGTCTTCAACTCGTGAGTCACAGCGTTGATGAAACTGTCATGCTGCTCGCTGCGGCGTAACTCCCGCACCAGAAAAATCGTATTGACCACCATCCCAGCAATGATCAGGGCAAAAAAGAAGATGCCGAAAAACAGCAATACGCCCTCGCGCCAGTTGAGGATGATCCAGCCGACGTTGAGGGCAACGGCCAGCGCCACCAGGCCGATGCCCATGATGAGAAAGAAGACGATGGTTCCGCGGCGGCTCGAAATGCGCATGGCGAGGGTTTGTACAGCCAGTCCGCACTGATTCTACGCGCACGGCGCCGCCTTTGCAGCGATCCTGAAGGAACGTCGGTGGGGAAACGGTTAGAAAGTGAACCGACCGCCGACGGTCGGAGCAAAGTTATTGTTGTGCAAGTACGGAACTCCAGGGCCATGAGGAATGGCGATGGCCAGACCGCCGGTTACGTAGGAATACGCAAGTCCGATAAAACCGTCGAAACGCTTGGTGAAGTAATGATCCGCATAGAGCGACCCCTCGTTCAGGGTACCCGCGCAGGAACTTCGGAAATTTCCTGGCACGCACGTCGGCGGAACGCGGAAAGTGTTCTGACGCTGTTGATACCAGGACAAGGTGATGTCGGTCTTGTTGTCGTAAGCGTATTTCACGCCCGTCCACCAGATGTTCACCAGCTTTTCAGAATCAAGATTATTGTCCTCGACACCGCTCATGAAATAGCCGCCCTGGTCTGAGGCGCCTACGCCCAGCGGGTTCTTCGGGTTGTTCTGCCAGATGTATTCGTAGCCGGCAAAAAACTTCAGCGGGTTCCACGCGTACTTGGTAGCGACGATAATTCCGTTGTTGTCGGTCACGATGCCATACACGGTGTTGTTCGGGTCGATGAGATTCGGCCCCAGGCCGGGCCCACCGTTGATCGGGTTTGTATTGATGCTGTCGGTAGTCGACTGATATAAGCCCGCGGAACTCGTACTCTCAGGCCCCAGCAAGGGATTCAATACGCTGATGGCCTGGTTGTAGTGTTGGTAGAGGATGTCGGCGGAGAATTTGTGGTATTCGCCGCCAAGGTCGAATCCAAAGGCGTTGTTATGCGCCGATTCCGGCGTACAGTCCGCGGCCGTCCAGCCTGCGGTGGCTGAGTAGCAGCCGCCATTGCCGTCGGCAAATTTATACATCGCGCCGAAATGAACCGGGCCGTAGGCGAGGCGATACTTCACGGCGTCGTCCCAACGGCTGTTCTCGGTGTCGCCGCCGCCGGCCATCGTGCCGTTATACCCGATGTACGAAAAGGCATAGCTGCCGCCGGCCGGATCATAAAGGAGCATGGCATCGGTACCGAGTGAGCGCTGACGACCGAAGGTTAGTGTGCCGAAATGCGTGGACGAAATACCGCCGTAGACTTCGTCATTGAAGGGTTGGCCCGCGCGCGCGCCGTCGATGGCATACGAATAGCTGCCCCGGGGCAGGCCGTTGTTGATGGTGTCGGTGGCCGACGCGTTAGCCAGCAGGCCGGACTGCGGATTGACGCCAGTGGAAGCGTTGAAAACGACAGACCAGCCGTGCACGAACTCCTCCTTTCCCCTGATCCCCACGCCGGTCTGCTGCAGGTTGTTCGGTTCAACCAGGAACCGATGCTGATAGCCGTTTCGGTTTACAAGAGATGCCCCTTCATAGTTGTAACCGTTTTCCGGTAGTCCATGACTGACCCATCCGAAGCCGACGTCATACGCACCGTAGAGCGTGATGCCGTGCCAGGTCAGCGTGCAATCGGTGGTGGCGAACTCCTGGCCGCTCGTGCAGGGGTCGGGAGTGTGCGGAGCCGCCGGAGCGCCCGTTTGGGCCGCCGCTGAAGCGACGAACGCCCCCATCGCAAGCCACAAAAGCAGCAAGAAGGCCTGGGCCAGCGGCAGTGCGGCGGCCGCTGGAACGTAGCCGGCGCATGTCAAAGGTTTCCCTCGCCTCCCGTATCGGAAGAAGATCTGCGAGCGGTCAGAGCCTTTCATGATGGATCACCTTTCTTGAGAATTACCGGGCGGCAATTAATAACAACAGTTTTTACTACGCCCATGGAAACTCTGGAGTGTACATGAAATACGGTTCCCATGTCTAAACTCATACAGTTATAGATTGTTGTAGGATGGTTTCTAAGCGATGTCGCAGGGAAAATACCAGCAGTTGACCCCTGCGCTACGATGTCGGTACGATTTCATTGCAATGGCGAAAAACAGCGAATCCGGGAAGAGGAGCACCGAACTGCTCAAGCTACGCGACGCGGCGGTGCAAATAGGAATCAGCTTCCCCACGATCAAGCAGTGGATTTACAAGAAGAAGATTCGCAGCGTGACCACCGCGGGAGGACATCACCGGATCCCACAGGCAGAAATCGACCGCCTGCTTTACCGCTCTCGCGGGCACAATGAAGATGAACGCCGGGTCACCTACAAGCGCATCAGCGGGCGCAACCAGCTCGTGGGGCGAATTGTCGATGTGCGCGTCAGCGGACTGGTGGGACAGGTCACACTGTCGGTGGGGGGACAGTTGATCACTTCCTTGATCACGTCGGGTGCCGTGCGTGAAATGAAGTTGAAGAAGGGACAAACCGCGGCAGCGCTGATAAAGGCGACCGAGGTCATGATCATCCGCGTGTAAGCTGCTCGTATAAACCGCAAAAAAAGCCCCGGCCGGGAAGGCCAGGGCTCGTTGTTCTTTTATCCAAATCGGGATGCCTTAATCGCCAGCCGCTGCCGCCGAAACCTCGGGTACGACCGCTGTGATCAGCCGCCCGTTCGGAGTCGGCACCAATCCCCGCTCGACTTCATCCATCTTCACTCGCTTGATGTCCCAAGCCAGGCCCAAAGTCTTAAGCACCCAGATGCCGTACCAGTTCATGTCCACTTCATACCAGCGGAAGCCATGCTGCGCCGCCGTCGGATGCGCATGATGATTGTTGTGCCAACCTTCGCCAAAGGTTAGCAGCGCGACCCACCAACTGTTGGTGGAGAGATCGCGAGTAGCGAAACGCCGTGTACCCCACGAATGCGTCGCGGAATTCACCAGCCAGGTCGCGTGCAATCCCACCACGGTCCGCAGGAAGATACCCCACATCAGAAATGGCAGGCCTCCGATCGCCAGCAAGATAAGACCCAGCACGATCATGGGAACATAATGATATTTCGTGATCCAGACATGAAACTTATCTTTGGCAAGGTCGGGAACGTACCGGGCCAGCGTGGTCGTGTCGTGGTGCATCGACTTGCCCATGAGGATCCATCCCATGTGCGCCCACCACTTGCCATCGACGGGCGAGTGCGGATCGCCATCCTGATCGGAATACTGATGATGAATGCGGTGCGTCGCCACCCAGAAAATCGGCCCGCCCTCGAGTGCGAGCGTGGCGCAAAGGGTGAGGAAATATTCCACCCACTTCGGAGTCTTATAGCCGCGGTGCGTCAGCAGTCGGTGATAACTCATCCCGATACCGAGGCTGCCCGAAACCCACCACAGGAACATCGCGACCAACAATGCCTTCCAGGTAAAGAAGAAGAGCGCCGCCACCGCGCCCACGTGAAACGCCCCCATGAAGACGGCCGTAATCCAGTTCACCTCATTTTTTTCCGCCTGTCGTTTTTCCAGATCCTGAAGTTGCATATCCAAAAGAAGGTCCCCATTTCGTGGTTGCTAAGTTCGTTCGGCCCATAGTTAAGCTACCAAGCGGACCGGCAGGCTGACTGTAATACTTGTGTAATAACGATTTTTCGGGGATTACGAGGGTAATGGCGCAAGCGCGAGTTTCGACGCCCTGCATCGCATACGTTCGTTCAGACGCTATTAAAATCAACTACTAGGCAGCCTGGCCCTTGATCTGCACGCCTGCCCACTTCTCCAGCAGCATCAGCGTGGCGGCGTAGTCGAGATCCTGATTGCCTTCTTCCGAGGCCATCTCGTAAATTTCTTCCACTATTTCGAGCGCCGGCAGCTTCACCCGGGCCTCTTTGGCCGCCTCCAGCGTCAGCCGGATATCTTTGTGCATCAGTCGCAAAGGAAAGTTCGGTGTAAAGTCGCGATTCAGAACGAACGGGCCCTTGTAATCCACCACTCCCGAACGCACCATGGTGGCCTCAATCAAGGTCAGCAGTTGTTGGGGGGCGACGCCGAGCTTGGTCGCCAGCGTCAGCCCTTCGGCGAATCCCTCGAAGATCAATGCAATCTGGAGATTCATGGCCAGCTTGGTCGCTTGCCCCTTCCCGGTTTCGCCCATGCGGAAAATCTTCTTGCCCATGGCCGCGAACAACGGCTTGAGTTGATCGACCGGACCTTCGCTTCCTCCCACAATGAATACGAGCGTCCCGTCCCGCGCGCCGACCTTGGAGCCTGTCATCGGCGCGTCCACCCAAGTCGCACTTTTGGCCGCTGCCCGCTCCGCGAATTTCACCGTGGCCGAGGGGGAAATCGTGCTCGAATCTGCAATGATCATGCCTTGCGCAAGCGACGCTTCCACACCGTCCGCCCCGAAGATGACGCTTTCCACCGCCGCTGTATCGGAAACGCACAGCCACACCACTTCCGCGCCCTGTGCCGCCGCCGCAGGAGTCGGGGCGACTCCCGCACCTTCCACCAATTTGCCCGGCGTGCGATTCCATACTGTTACTTCATGCCCAGCCTTCACCAGGTTGGTGGCCATCGCATGACCCATAATTCCCAATCCCATAAATGCGACTCGCATGAAGACCCTCTCTCTTTCGTTCTGCCAAAACGGCATTCTGACGAAGACATTCGAAAAACAGCACCCTAGGGAAAAACTCGAAAAAAGGAACGTTTTCGGATTAGATATGACCACTGCGATCGAGGTCAAGCAATCTCGCACATTGTAGGTCGATCAATCTGGGAGAGCGTCAACAATCAAAGACAATGAAGTACCAGGGCAAACCGGAAAACTGCAGTCTCGTTCTAACTCAGCCAGTGTGAAAATTCCTTCACATCGACACTGTCACAGCTATGCGGTATAGTTCGCCGCATAGCCGCCGCGCGGAAGCTCGGGGCTCGGTGTCCCCGCGCGACCGATCGAAAGGATTTCCTCATGACCACGAACTCTGGCGTACGCGGCCGGTTCTTGACCTTTTTAGTGCTCATCTTCTCGCTCGCAGCCTTCGCCGCGGGCCCGCAAGAAAAAGTGCTGTACAACTTTCAAGGCGCTCCTGATGGCACGAATCCCAGTTCAAGCCTTATCGCCGACCGAGAGGGTCATCTGTATGGCACAACTGCGTCCGGCGGCACTGGAATGAATTGTGAAATCGCGTACCAGGAGGTGGTTGCCTGCGGCACGGTGTTCGAACTCATTCCGCCCACGACTCGGGGAGGCCGTTGGACGGAGAAAATCCTCTACAATTTTCAGGGCGGCAAAGACGGATCGGTCCCGCTAGGCAGCCTGATCCTCGATGAAAAAGGGAATCTTTACGGGACTACCGCGTTCGGCGGTCTCAGCACCAATTGCACGACTGGCATCTCTGGCTACTATCCTGGCTGCGGCACGGTGTTCCGCCTCTCGCCCCCGTCAAATAGCGGCGGAGCGTGGAGCGAAGCTCTGCTGCATGTTTTTCAAGGAGGGTTGGATGGAGGAGAGCCGCAGTCCGGCGTGATTTTCGACGCAAAAGGCAACCTCTACGGAACTACAGAGGTCGGCGGCGACGGATATTGCCACGGCGACAGCCCTGGTTGCGGGTTGGTGTTTAAGTTGTCCCCGCCGAGAGCCCAAAGCGATTCTTGGACTGAGAACATTCTCTGGGCCTTCAAGGGCTTGGGTGGCGGTTACGAGGACGGAGCCGCCCCGCGAGGCAGTCTCCTGCTCAGCAACGACGGCAAACTGTACGGAACGACCAGTTCCGGCGGCTCTTCTGCATGCTATAGCGGCTCTTGCGGAGGAACTGTCTTTCAGTTATCGCCCGATTCGATAAAAGGCCAGCCGTGGATCGAAGCCGTTCTCTTCAATTTCTATGATGTCGCCGGTGGCGCGACCTTCCCGGGACCCAACTTGATTTTCGACAAGAACGGCATACTCTATGGCACGACCGATCTCGGCGGGCCCGGCTCCTGTGATAACCAGGAGGAGTACGCCTTCCCCAGCTGCGGAACCATATTCAGCCTCGCTCCGCCGTCCGGAGGATCCTGGACGTTCACCACGCTCTACAACTTTGTCGGCGGCAGCGATGGCGCCTATCCGGAATGGTCGGGTTTGGTGATCGACGGTAAAGGTAACTTATATGGCACCAGCGCCTACGCGGGAGGTCAGGGCAGCTGTACTCAAATCAAGGACATCTCCGGCATGGGATGTGGAACGGTGTTTAAGTTATCGCCGCCAACAGCCAGCGTAGGCACATGGACCGAAACTACGCTTCACGCTTTTGGTGGCGACGGCGACGGCGGCACTCCTTACGGTGGCCTGCTCTTGAAAGATGGAACTCTGTTCGGCACCACTACCGGTTACTCGAATAGCTCGGGCTCCAACGGGACGGTCTTTGCGATCCGGCCTTAACCTTTAACCCTTTGCTTCGCGAATAGTGCGAATAATTTCGACGAGCATCATGGGCCCGGAAACGGGTCTGTGATGCATCTCATCAAGGAAAATTTCTCATGACACAATCACTCCCCAGCCATTATCTTCCCCGCACTGCGTTCACACTCCTCGTTATGGTTTTGGCATTCGCCGTTGCGTTCACCCTGCCCTCACCCGCCCAAACCTCGCTCGTAAGAATCAGCGTCGACAATCTCACCAACACCGACAGCGATCACAAGACCGAAGTCGAGCCTGACATGTTCGCCTGGGGAAATACCATCGTGACTGCGTTCCACGTGGCGCGCCGGCCCGGCAGCATCGGCTGGGGCAGCGGTGATGTCGGCTACTCGACCTCCATCGACGGTGGCAAGACGTGGCACTATGGCGACCTCCCCGGCCTCACTGTTAACTACAAAGCCGGAACTTACGGCGCCGCTGCCGATCCCTCAGTCGCCTATGACGCGAAGCACGGCGAGTGGTTGATTTCCACACTGCCTCTGGCTGGCCTCAATTCCAGCTCCGGCAAAATCGGCGACGTCGCCGTGAGCCGCTCCACGAACGGCATCGGTTGGGGCAATCCGATCAATATCGACAAGACTCACCTCGACGACAAAAATTGGAGCGTTTGCGATAACACGACCACCAGCCCTTATTACGGCAACTGCTACACCGAGTGGGATCAGGCCTATGGGAGCGGCGACGTACTAATGAGCGTTTCCAGCGATGGCGGACAGACCTGGGGCCCCGGCCTCGCTTCTTCCGATCACGCCGGCGGACTCGGCGGCGAACCGCTGGTTCAGCCCAACGGCACTGTCATAGTTCCGTTCCAGGGCGGAGGCATTGACGTCTTCAGTTCCACCAACGGCGGCGCGAGCTGGGGCAAGAGCCAGCAGATTGCGATTATCAATAGCCACTACGTTGCAGCAGGACTGCGTAATCCGGATTTGCCTTCGGCTAGCATCGATGGAGCCGGCAAAGTTTTTGTCGTGTGGTCCGATTGTCGATTCCGTTCTGCCTGCGCCGAGAACGATATCGTAATGAGCAGTTCCTCCGACGGCAAGACCTGGAGCGCCGTCAGTCGCATTCCCATCGACCCGACCACCAGCACCGTCGATCATTTTCTGCCCGGAATTGGCGTCGACCCGACCACCTCCGGCGCCAACGCGCACCTCACCATCGTTTACTACTACTATCCGGTGGCGAAGTGCACAAACAGCACCTGCAACCTGCAAGTCGGCTACACGACTTCGCTCGACGGCGGCAATACATGGACCGCCGGCGCAAAAATTGCAGGACCAATGAAGATCGCCTGGCTGCCAGTGTCAGACAATGGGCCGATGGTTGCAGACTATATCGGTGTTTCGTATTCGAACGGAAGTCCATTCGGAGTCTTTGCCGTGGCGCAGGCCAACAGCGGTTCGACCTATAGCGAATCGATGTTCACCACCAAGAGCCCGCTGCCGGTGTCGTATGACGAGCCGCGATTCAGCTCGGTCAACGATCTTCCAGTGCCCGGCGCTAAGTCCGATCACGAGATGAAATTCTTCTATGACGACGAGGGTCACCGCGAGATCCCGCGCTCCCGCTGGATCACAAATAGGGATCCTCAGTAGCGTTCGCTCGAATATTTGTGCGGGGCTGGGTCTCTGACCCGGATCAGCGGAGCAAAGCTCGGCTGCCCCTTGGCCAGAACATTTGACGGCATCTTGATGAATGAAAATCCGTCAGCCGTTCGCTGGCGGATTTTTTCTTTTGGGGACTCACATTACCGCAGTTACCGCTGCTGAAACTAAAAGAAGCTTCCAATCCCGCCCACTCATCGAAGTATGATGAACGGCAAATAATCCGCCGCGCCCTCTTAATTACTCTGCTCTGGCGGCGATTAGGTTTAGGATAGGTCATCTTAGGCTGCTTCCGGTCCACCCCCCGGGGATCTGTTGCAAAATGATTAAGCAAACGCTTCGCAATCCGGCCCTTCGTAAGCGCGCCACTCAGTTCGGCCGTCTGGTGCGTCACTCCGCGGTAACACCCCGTAGCGGTCAGACTCACAAGCCGCGCCTTGCCACTAACGGAGAACTCGGCGTCACCTTCATCGGCCACGCCAGTTTTTTTGTGCAGATGGGCGGACAGAGTGTTGTCATCGATCCCAACTTCGCGCGCTGGCTGTTCGTGTTGAAGCGGTTGCGTCGTCCCGGCTTGCGCATTGCCGATCTGCCGGCTATTGATCTCGTGTTGGTCACGCACGCTCACTTCGATCATCTGCATCGCCCGTCACTGCGCGCCCTGGTGCAGAATAATTTGCGCACGCGCGGTGTGGCGCCCTCGATCATTATCCCCACCCACGTTTCCGATCTGGTTTCCGATCTCGGCTTTGCCGAGATTATTGAACTGGATTGGTGGAAGAATTCTCGCCGCGGCAGTTTGTCGATAACTCACGTGCCCTCACGCCATTGGGGCGCGCGCATTCTGAAAGACTCGCATCGCGGTTACGGCGGATTTGTGCTCAAATCAGGCAAGCACTCGGTCTATCACGCCGGGGACACCGCATACTTCGACGGCTTCAGCGAAATCGGCCGCCGCCTCGCCCCTGAGCTGGCCTTGCTTCCCATCGGTGCCTACAATCCGCCGCAGTTCCGTAACGTGCACACCGATCCCGCCGACGCCATGCGCGCCTTTCTCGATCTGAAATCCCGCTGGATGGTCCCCATGCACTACGGCACGTTTCGCCTCTCGCACGAACCCGTCGACGAACCCCTGCAACTGCTGGAACAGGAAGCCAGCGCCGCCGGAACCAAAGACCGCGTGGTTGTGATGGAAGAGGGCGTAACCCGATTCTTCTGATTCCGATTCTTTAGAAATGCTGGACGGCAATACACGCCTTCCCGTAATTCCCAAAGAAAAATAATCAGGCCATTCTCACCCTATTAATAAAGCGCTCCGATCGAATGTTGTAAACTGACCTGCTCGAATTCTCTAACAGGAGGCTGTTATGGCTGTAAAACCCGTTCCTGATGGCTATCACACTGTCACACCTTTTCTGACGGTCCGCGATGCGGTCCGCGCCATCGACTTCTACAAACATGCATTCGGCGCGCAAGAGCGCGGGGTGATGAAGGGCCCCGATGGCAAAGTAATGCATGCTGAACTAAAGATTGGCGATTCAATCATCATGTTGAGCGACGAGTTTCCCGAGTTCGGGTCGCTCTCCCCGCTCAGCAGCGGTGGCGCCGGCATGGGATTACACATCTATGTCGACGGCGTCGATGCCGCCTTCGAACGCGCCGTGAAAGCCGGCGCGCAGATCGAGATGGCGGTCCAGGACCAGTTCTGGGGCGATCGCTACGGCAAGTTGAAAGATCCCTTCGGCCACAAATGGTCGATCGCCACTCACACCAAAGACTTATCCGCGGATGAAATGAAGCGCGGCATGGACG
Above is a window of Candidatus Sulfotelmatobacter sp. DNA encoding:
- a CDS encoding response regulator transcription factor, producing MSRVLVVEDEDHLAQGLRFNLEAEGYAAEVVGDGETATDRLLEKKEDFDVVVLDIMLPGKDGFSVVSELRAAHNYVPVLMLTARGRPEDVLKGFACGADDYLPKPFDLSILLARLQGLLRRSQWTRAGQAASSGAAERADAAGVEDFGTFSFSDKTIDFGALELRSGESTIHLTVMESELLRHLVRNDGKIVSRKQILEEVWGLHEDTDTRAIDNFVVRLRRYMEDDPVHPRHLLTVRGVGYRFLAQPEET
- a CDS encoding HAMP domain-containing sensor histidine kinase, with product MRISSRRGTIVFFLIMGIGLVALAVALNVGWIILNWREGVLLFFGIFFFALIIAGMVVNTIFLVRELRRSEQHDSFINAVTHELKTPVASIRLHLETLQRRELPEQQKQDFYRLMLSDTDRLTETVEQVLRAGRAGDKKAGREKAEVDFGQLVRDCMDATRARHHLHPEAIRYEETAVNGNGLRVQGSAEDLRTAVSNVLDNAVKYSGESVDVRLRVETPDEKRIVLRVKDQGVGIPPDDMKRIFKRFYRVPHRSLAHVKGTGLGLFIVRAIAEKHGGKVFAESDGEGLGTTIVLELPRWAE
- a CDS encoding TOBE domain-containing protein, with the translated sequence MAKNSESGKRSTELLKLRDAAVQIGISFPTIKQWIYKKKIRSVTTAGGHHRIPQAEIDRLLYRSRGHNEDERRVTYKRISGRNQLVGRIVDVRVSGLVGQVTLSVGGQLITSLITSGAVREMKLKKGQTAAALIKATEVMIIRV
- a CDS encoding fatty acid desaturase; amino-acid sequence: MQLQDLEKRQAEKNEVNWITAVFMGAFHVGAVAALFFFTWKALLVAMFLWWVSGSLGIGMSYHRLLTHRGYKTPKWVEYFLTLCATLALEGGPIFWVATHRIHHQYSDQDGDPHSPVDGKWWAHMGWILMGKSMHHDTTTLARYVPDLAKDKFHVWITKYHYVPMIVLGLILLAIGGLPFLMWGIFLRTVVGLHATWLVNSATHSWGTRRFATRDLSTNSWWVALLTFGEGWHNNHHAHPTAAQHGFRWYEVDMNWYGIWVLKTLGLAWDIKRVKMDEVERGLVPTPNGRLITAVVPEVSAAAAGD
- a CDS encoding NAD(P)-dependent oxidoreductase, whose product is MRVAFMGLGIMGHAMATNLVKAGHEVTVWNRTPGKLVEGAGVAPTPAAAAQGAEVVWLCVSDTAAVESVIFGADGVEASLAQGMIIADSSTISPSATVKFAERAAAKSATWVDAPMTGSKVGARDGTLVFIVGGSEGPVDQLKPLFAAMGKKIFRMGETGKGQATKLAMNLQIALIFEGFAEGLTLATKLGVAPQQLLTLIEATMVRSGVVDYKGPFVLNRDFTPNFPLRLMHKDIRLTLEAAKEARVKLPALEIVEEIYEMASEEGNQDLDYAATLMLLEKWAGVQIKGQAA
- a CDS encoding choice-of-anchor tandem repeat GloVer-containing protein, with the translated sequence MTTNSGVRGRFLTFLVLIFSLAAFAAGPQEKVLYNFQGAPDGTNPSSSLIADREGHLYGTTASGGTGMNCEIAYQEVVACGTVFELIPPTTRGGRWTEKILYNFQGGKDGSVPLGSLILDEKGNLYGTTAFGGLSTNCTTGISGYYPGCGTVFRLSPPSNSGGAWSEALLHVFQGGLDGGEPQSGVIFDAKGNLYGTTEVGGDGYCHGDSPGCGLVFKLSPPRAQSDSWTENILWAFKGLGGGYEDGAAPRGSLLLSNDGKLYGTTSSGGSSACYSGSCGGTVFQLSPDSIKGQPWIEAVLFNFYDVAGGATFPGPNLIFDKNGILYGTTDLGGPGSCDNQEEYAFPSCGTIFSLAPPSGGSWTFTTLYNFVGGSDGAYPEWSGLVIDGKGNLYGTSAYAGGQGSCTQIKDISGMGCGTVFKLSPPTASVGTWTETTLHAFGGDGDGGTPYGGLLLKDGTLFGTTTGYSNSSGSNGTVFAIRP
- a CDS encoding sialidase family protein, translated to MTQSLPSHYLPRTAFTLLVMVLAFAVAFTLPSPAQTSLVRISVDNLTNTDSDHKTEVEPDMFAWGNTIVTAFHVARRPGSIGWGSGDVGYSTSIDGGKTWHYGDLPGLTVNYKAGTYGAAADPSVAYDAKHGEWLISTLPLAGLNSSSGKIGDVAVSRSTNGIGWGNPINIDKTHLDDKNWSVCDNTTTSPYYGNCYTEWDQAYGSGDVLMSVSSDGGQTWGPGLASSDHAGGLGGEPLVQPNGTVIVPFQGGGIDVFSSTNGGASWGKSQQIAIINSHYVAAGLRNPDLPSASIDGAGKVFVVWSDCRFRSACAENDIVMSSSSDGKTWSAVSRIPIDPTTSTVDHFLPGIGVDPTTSGANAHLTIVYYYYPVAKCTNSTCNLQVGYTTSLDGGNTWTAGAKIAGPMKIAWLPVSDNGPMVADYIGVSYSNGSPFGVFAVAQANSGSTYSESMFTTKSPLPVSYDEPRFSSVNDLPVPGAKSDHEMKFFYDDEGHREIPRSRWITNRDPQ
- a CDS encoding MBL fold metallo-hydrolase; this translates as MIKQTLRNPALRKRATQFGRLVRHSAVTPRSGQTHKPRLATNGELGVTFIGHASFFVQMGGQSVVIDPNFARWLFVLKRLRRPGLRIADLPAIDLVLVTHAHFDHLHRPSLRALVQNNLRTRGVAPSIIIPTHVSDLVSDLGFAEIIELDWWKNSRRGSLSITHVPSRHWGARILKDSHRGYGGFVLKSGKHSVYHAGDTAYFDGFSEIGRRLAPELALLPIGAYNPPQFRNVHTDPADAMRAFLDLKSRWMVPMHYGTFRLSHEPVDEPLQLLEQEASAAGTKDRVVVMEEGVTRFF
- a CDS encoding VOC family protein; translated protein: MAVKPVPDGYHTVTPFLTVRDAVRAIDFYKHAFGAQERGVMKGPDGKVMHAELKIGDSIIMLSDEFPEFGSLSPLSSGGAGMGLHIYVDGVDAAFERAVKAGAQIEMAVQDQFWGDRYGKLKDPFGHKWSIATHTKDLSADEMKRGMDEAMEKMGTAQKA